A window of the Limanda limanda chromosome 8, fLimLim1.1, whole genome shotgun sequence genome harbors these coding sequences:
- the LOC133009283 gene encoding olfactomedin-like: MLLLLILLLSFTDDSQTERVWGVKNNGSCVCEVNSSIWSFPVVKYEAVLQQVLYCEDSVGNMQEQVGLSHQRLPQIQALFTNMTARLQPYQYLHHQGLYTDLSLRLMGQELSQLETDISAIHSQLNNSQTQKLSKEVGKLRTDIDRKTMSDTINMKIVKEKLRYLKNSAESCKSIPQDFRGQGRHCLKGLITKISKPVTTKISPNGKSYVSGSWGKQAQMDSDEQKTSYWVQSLITSHIWGNTLHVYQTFEDFMASVNQKIFTFAPAHNHANAIEGPSAVLYGEALYYHCYRSADVCRYDLKTEDVKRVTLPGNGVGFNNKFPYCYYDCQANSDVDIEADETGLWAIYATVGNHGNLVVSHLVWDSEGATLNVSQTWETRLFKKAVSNAFMACGVLYATRYVDNIIEEVFYAFDPATGKEDNTLSLSLEKVSKEVASVSYNPTNRQIYMYNNGYLLAYQAHF; the protein is encoded by the exons atgctgctgctgctaatccTGCTGCTGTCATTTACT GATGACAGTCAGACTGAGCGTGTGTGGGGTGTGAAGAACAATGGCTCGTGCGTGTGCGAGGTAAACTCCAGCATTTGGTCATTCCCTGTTGTGAAGTATGAGGCTGTGCTGCAGCAGGTTCTCTACTGTGAAGATTCTGTAGGCAACATGCAGGAACAG GTGGGATTATCCCATCAGCGTCTCCCTCAGATCCAGGCTCTGTTTACAAATATGACAGCTCGGCTGCAGCCCTACCAGTACCTGCACCACCAGGGCCTGTACACTGACTTGTCTCTGCGCCTGATGGGACAGGAGCTCAGCCAGCTGGAGACAGACATCAGTGCCATCCACAGCCAGTTAAACAACAGCCAAACACAGAAACTCTCTAAAGAG gTGGGTAAATTGCGCACAGATATAGACAGGAAGACAATGTCAGACACCATTAACATGAAGATTGTCAAAGAGAAATTGCGCTACCTAAAGAACAGTGCTGAGTCCTGCAAGTCAATCCCCCAAGACTTCagag GCCAGGGAAGGCACTGTCTTAAAGGTCTGATCACCAAAATCAGCAAACCTGTTACGACGAAGATTAGTCCCAATGGAAAGAGCTACGTCTCTGGTTCATGGGGCAAACAGGCGCAGATGGACAGTGATGAGCAGAAGACCAGCTATTGGGTTCAGTCTCTGATCACCAGCCACATCTGGGGAAACACTCTGCACGTATACCAAACCTTTGAGGACTTCATGGCCTCTGTCAACCAAAAGATTTTTACCTTTGCTCCAGCCCACAACCATGCAAATGCTATTGAGGGTCCCAGTGCTGTCCTCTATGGTGAAGCACTGTACTATCACTGTTACCGCTCTGCAGATGTTTGCCGCTACGACCTCAAAACCGAGGACGTCAAACGTGTAACACTTCCAGGCAACGGAGTGGGTTTCAACAACAAGTTCCCGTATTGTTACTATGACTGCCAGGCCAATAGCGATGTAGATATAGAGGCAGATGAGACAGGTCTATGGGCCATCTATGCCACTGTTGGTAACCATGGTAATCTAGTGGTGAGCCACCTGGTTTGGGACAGTGAAGGTGCAACACTTAATGTCTCACAGACATGGGAAACAAGGCTTTTCAAGAAGGCAGTGAGTAATGCTTTTATGGCGTGCGGCGTGCTGTATGCCACCCGTTATGTGGACAACATTATTGAAGAGGTTTTCTATGCATTTGACCCTGCAACAGGCAAAGAGGACAACACACTTTCACTCTCATTGGAAAAGGTGAGTAAAGAAGTAGCCAGTGTGAGCTACAACCCCACCAACAGGCAGATCTACATGTACAATAACGGATATCTACTCGCCTACCAGGCCCACTTCTGA